The proteins below are encoded in one region of Winogradskyella helgolandensis:
- a CDS encoding T9SS type A sorting domain-containing protein, with the protein MKLSLSSLLLICCSISFAQLSVQNDAYIFVKNQYVYVTDDVNIDDADSKIYLRDEAQLLQGDGTTGNSGIGQLSVYQTGTVNQWSYNYWCSPVGNNSAAFGNEDARVNLIDDATGLTSSVDALFVGGYDGSASPLSIAQRWLWTYQISDQYLDWIFVGATGNIKPGLGFTMKGNGISNTESQLYDFRGKPNNGTITNDVANGLNTLLGNPYPSAMDSAAFIHDPANQSSINGTLQYWEQDGNVPSHVLQDYIGGYYLFTIDATGTIITDTPAAFMTYDEQDNSFPLPVPTNGVKSAGRYIPIGQGFMVEGIAGTPGAPATVYVKNDHRAFAKESDGDSYFFRSNTNDSNTSETSEPIGIQYQDNGLSIIPEDYKRFRINVDFIDDESQYTRQLVLNFHDSATAGFDYGLELIRTESYNSDAYFSLDDKVYSGQAFPFEEALVIPLAIDIEQQQPLRFRIFDIQNFDDSQGIYIHDNNTDNYVNLRNLDYELNIEPGNYTDRFTIVFTNQVLNIEEFDTTALTINQDNKQHQLSVQNPNGLDIKSIEVYDVTGKRIIQLNVDAIEDDYNLSTLQLSDGVYVVNVSSHANTTAKSQKIIVKN; encoded by the coding sequence ATGAAACTTTCCCTCTCTTCATTACTGCTAATTTGTTGTAGTATTTCTTTTGCGCAACTTAGTGTACAAAATGATGCTTATATCTTTGTAAAAAACCAATATGTTTATGTTACAGACGATGTTAACATTGATGATGCAGATTCTAAAATATATCTAAGAGATGAAGCTCAGCTTCTTCAAGGTGATGGAACGACAGGTAATTCTGGTATAGGTCAATTAAGTGTTTATCAAACCGGAACTGTAAACCAATGGAGTTATAATTACTGGTGTTCACCTGTTGGGAATAATTCTGCTGCTTTTGGTAATGAAGATGCACGTGTTAATTTAATTGATGATGCTACAGGATTAACATCTAGCGTAGATGCATTATTTGTGGGAGGGTACGACGGCAGTGCTAGCCCATTGTCTATAGCCCAACGTTGGTTATGGACGTATCAAATATCAGATCAATATCTCGATTGGATTTTTGTTGGCGCTACAGGAAATATTAAACCAGGTCTTGGGTTCACCATGAAAGGCAATGGTATAAGTAATACAGAAAGTCAACTGTATGACTTTCGAGGTAAACCAAACAACGGTACTATTACAAACGATGTTGCTAATGGCTTAAACACTTTACTTGGTAATCCCTACCCTAGCGCTATGGATTCTGCTGCGTTTATTCATGATCCTGCCAACCAATCATCAATTAATGGCACGTTACAATATTGGGAACAAGATGGTAATGTCCCCTCTCATGTCTTACAAGATTATATTGGTGGGTACTATTTATTTACAATAGATGCCACAGGAACTATAATAACTGATACACCTGCTGCTTTTATGACCTACGACGAACAAGATAATAGTTTCCCTTTGCCTGTACCAACCAATGGTGTAAAATCTGCTGGAAGGTATATTCCAATTGGGCAGGGCTTTATGGTAGAAGGAATAGCTGGTACACCAGGAGCTCCAGCAACGGTATATGTAAAAAATGATCACCGTGCGTTTGCAAAAGAATCAGATGGTGATAGTTACTTTTTTAGGAGCAATACAAATGATTCTAATACTTCTGAAACGAGTGAACCAATAGGCATACAATATCAAGATAATGGGCTTTCTATTATACCTGAAGACTATAAGCGCTTTAGAATTAATGTCGATTTTATTGATGATGAATCGCAGTACACAAGACAATTGGTTTTGAATTTTCATGATTCTGCAACTGCTGGATTTGATTATGGGTTAGAATTAATCCGTACAGAAAGCTACAACTCAGATGCCTATTTTTCTTTAGATGACAAGGTGTATTCTGGTCAAGCGTTTCCTTTTGAAGAAGCCCTTGTTATTCCTTTAGCTATTGATATAGAGCAACAACAGCCGCTGCGATTTAGAATATTTGACATTCAGAATTTCGATGATTCTCAAGGCATTTATATTCATGATAATAATACTGATAACTATGTTAATTTAAGAAATTTAGATTACGAACTAAACATAGAGCCAGGCAATTATACGGATCGTTTTACTATTGTATTTACTAATCAAGTCTTAAATATTGAAGAATTTGATACAACCGCATTAACAATAAACCAAGACAATAAGCAACATCAACTTTCAGTACAGAATCCTAATGGTTTAGATATTAAGAGCATTGAGGTTTACGATGTTACAGGAAAACGTATTATTCAACTAAATGTTGATGCTATCGAAGATGACTATAATTTATCGACGTTACAATTAAGTGATGGCGTATATGTTGTGAATGTCTCTTCTCATGCAAACACTACAGCGAAATCTCAAAAGATAATTGTTAAGAATTAG
- a CDS encoding TonB-dependent receptor, translated as MKRLHFILIISLLICGLSFSQSAIIRGVILDEGNFPIEGVNITTTTGEGTATNSNGFYELKIPFGVEVTVIFTHVSHKRVEQKFNLKNGQEIEYNPVMLIEVEQIATVVINTNTRQAVDGVTSISPQMIRTIKGAQPGVENILKTLPGVNISNELSTQYSVRGGNFDENLVYVNEIEVYRPFLIRSGNQEGLSFVNTDMVQNVDFSAGGFQAKYGDKLSSVLDITYRNPVDFGIRADLSLLGGSLTAETVSKDGKFSGIAGVRYRDNSLLLNSLETDGNVEPVFADAQTFLTYRFSSKFHLNFLGNISSNKYNFQPENRQTNFGTLQDPVALLVFYDGQEKDQYQTYFGAFKANYFASDDLTLKLVASAYHTTEQEYFDILAQYRLGEVNTNIGDENLGEVEFSEGIGSQLTHARNDLDAFIINAEHRGDYKIDDETTIEWSVKYTHEDIRDRLVEYEVIDSAGFSIRPPIFSQANPQPYEPFSGPLVAFENTRATNRVQINRLQAFAQYSKRTDWNGSEVFYNAGVRTHSWTVSGDGISDNKTQTVISPRAQFAIKPNWEKDMLFRVATGLYYQPPFYRELRDSEGVVQPNVKAQQSFHIVLGNEYSFEIWDRPFKLVSEAYYKGMTDVNPYTLENVRIRYSADNNAKAYAYGLDLRLNGEFVPGTESWFSFGYLKTEENIDDRGYIARPTDQRLKFGALFQDYVPNMPDLKMYLNLVYNTGVPGGSPSYADPYNYQLRLRDYRRADLGISYEIVNPEKTYNSKWKESFKELSIGFEIYNMFNNQNSITNTWVRDVYSKQQYAIPNYLTPRVFNIRLSARF; from the coding sequence TTGAAACGCTTACATTTTATACTTATTATTAGCTTACTTATCTGTGGGCTTTCCTTTTCGCAATCTGCAATTATTAGAGGTGTTATTTTAGATGAAGGGAATTTTCCTATCGAAGGAGTCAATATTACAACAACTACTGGCGAAGGAACCGCAACCAATTCAAACGGGTTTTACGAACTCAAAATTCCTTTTGGAGTTGAAGTTACTGTTATTTTTACTCATGTTTCCCACAAACGTGTAGAACAAAAATTCAACCTTAAAAACGGACAGGAAATAGAGTACAATCCTGTTATGCTTATTGAGGTCGAACAAATTGCTACAGTCGTTATTAACACCAACACCAGACAAGCGGTTGACGGAGTCACCTCTATATCGCCTCAAATGATTAGAACCATAAAAGGTGCACAACCTGGAGTTGAGAACATTTTAAAAACATTACCTGGAGTTAATATTTCTAACGAACTAAGTACACAATACTCAGTTAGAGGTGGAAATTTTGACGAAAATCTCGTTTATGTTAACGAAATTGAAGTGTACCGACCATTTTTAATTCGTTCTGGAAATCAAGAAGGTTTAAGTTTTGTGAATACTGATATGGTTCAAAATGTTGATTTTTCAGCTGGTGGATTTCAAGCGAAGTATGGTGACAAACTATCATCTGTTTTAGATATTACTTATAGAAATCCTGTTGACTTTGGTATACGAGCCGATTTAAGTTTACTTGGTGGAAGTCTTACTGCCGAAACGGTTTCAAAAGACGGTAAATTTTCTGGAATTGCAGGTGTTCGCTATAGAGACAACAGCTTACTATTAAATAGTCTTGAAACGGATGGTAATGTAGAACCTGTTTTTGCAGATGCTCAAACGTTTTTAACCTATCGTTTTTCGAGCAAATTCCATTTAAATTTTCTTGGAAACATCTCTTCAAATAAATACAACTTTCAACCCGAAAATAGACAAACCAATTTCGGTACCTTACAAGATCCTGTTGCTCTTTTAGTATTTTATGATGGTCAAGAAAAAGATCAATACCAAACCTATTTTGGAGCTTTTAAAGCCAATTATTTTGCCAGTGATGATTTAACTCTTAAACTTGTTGCTTCCGCTTACCATACTACAGAACAAGAATATTTTGACATCCTAGCACAATACCGTTTAGGAGAAGTGAACACTAATATTGGAGATGAAAATTTAGGTGAAGTCGAATTTAGTGAAGGAATCGGCTCTCAATTAACACATGCGCGGAACGATTTAGATGCATTCATTATTAACGCAGAACATAGAGGAGATTATAAAATTGATGATGAAACTACCATAGAATGGTCTGTTAAATACACTCACGAAGACATTAGAGATCGCTTAGTAGAATATGAAGTTATAGATTCTGCTGGTTTTTCAATTAGACCTCCAATATTTAGTCAAGCAAATCCTCAGCCTTATGAACCTTTTTCCGGCCCTTTAGTAGCCTTTGAAAATACAAGAGCAACAAATCGTGTTCAAATCAATAGACTTCAAGCTTTTGCGCAATACAGCAAACGAACAGACTGGAATGGCAGTGAAGTATTCTACAATGCAGGTGTCAGAACACATAGCTGGACAGTTAGTGGAGACGGCATTTCAGATAATAAAACACAAACAGTAATTAGTCCAAGAGCACAGTTTGCCATAAAACCTAATTGGGAAAAAGATATGCTCTTTAGAGTGGCGACAGGTTTGTATTACCAACCACCATTTTACAGAGAGTTAAGAGATTCTGAAGGCGTAGTACAGCCCAACGTAAAAGCGCAGCAATCGTTTCATATTGTGTTAGGAAACGAATATAGCTTTGAAATATGGGACCGTCCTTTTAAGTTGGTTTCTGAAGCCTATTACAAAGGGATGACTGATGTTAATCCTTACACTCTTGAAAATGTAAGAATTCGCTACAGTGCAGACAACAATGCTAAAGCTTATGCTTACGGTTTAGATTTAAGGCTTAATGGAGAATTTGTACCAGGAACAGAATCTTGGTTTAGCTTTGGTTATTTAAAAACAGAAGAAAACATAGATGACCGCGGCTATATTGCAAGACCAACCGATCAACGTTTAAAATTTGGAGCTTTGTTTCAAGATTATGTACCTAATATGCCAGATTTAAAAATGTATTTAAACTTGGTTTATAACACAGGAGTTCCTGGAGGTTCACCGAGTTACGCCGATCCATATAATTACCAATTGAGATTGCGTGATTATAGACGTGCTGATTTAGGAATTTCATACGAAATAGTTAATCCTGAAAAAACCTATAATTCTAAATGGAAGGAATCTTTTAAAGAATTATCTATAGGTTTCGAAATCTATAACATGTTTAACAACCAGAACTCAATTACTAATACTTGGGTGAGAGATGTGTATAGCAAGCAACAATATGCAATTCCTAATTATTTAACACCACGTGTGTTTAATATAAGATTGTCTGCCCGTTTTTAG